A genome region from Brassica oleracea var. oleracea cultivar TO1000 chromosome C2, BOL, whole genome shotgun sequence includes the following:
- the LOC106327641 gene encoding SAL2 phosphatase-like isoform X1, producing MSYEKELAAAKKAVALAARLSRGVQKTLMQSEVWTKSNKTPVTAADYGSQAVVSIVLERELKPVTLSLVAEEVDTGDLRKKGSEVFLEGITKLVRDTLASDESYADSPITKEDVLNAIDCGKSQGGSTGCHWVLDPIDGTRGFVRGEQYAVGLALLVEGKVVVGVMACPNLHLSSAVVEKDDKSCQDNVGCLFFATTGSGAYVQPLNGNSPPQEVRVSSNENLEEAKFLESYHMPIPLHSSIAKKLGITALPVRIDSQAKYAAVSRGDAEMYLRFTLAGYREWIWDHAAGSIITTEAGGVVCDAEGTPLDFSKGKRLDHNRGIIVTTKKLKPLILKAVRESMEEENLRV from the exons ATGTCGTACGAGAAAGAGCTAGCCGCTGCAAAGAAAGCTGTTGCTCTAGCTGCTCGTCTCAGCCGA GGAGTACAAAAGACTCTGATGCAATCAGAAGTATGGACAAAATCTAACAAAACTCCTGTCACTGCAGCTGATTATG GATCACAAGCTGTTGTTAGTATTGTATTAGAGAGGGAGCTCAAACCTGTAACCTTGTCACTAGTAGCAGAAGAGGTG GATACTGGAGATCTGCGGAAGAAGGGAAGTGAGGTGTTTCTAGAAGGCATAACAAAGCTTGTGAGAGATACACTAGCTTCTGATGAATCATACGCGGACTCTCCTATAACCAAAGAGGATGTGTTGAATGCTATAGACTGTGGTAAATCACAAGGAGGTAGCACTGGTTGCCACTGGGTTCTTGATCCTATTGATGGAACCAGAGG ATTTGTAAGAGGAGAGCAATACGCTGTGGGATTAGCCTTGCTTGTGGAAGGCAAAGTGGTGGTCGGCGTTATGGCTTGTCCTAATCTTCATTTGTCTTCTGCGGTTGTTGAGAAAGACGACAAGTCTTGCCAGGATAATGTTGGATGTCTTTTCTTTGCTACAACTGGTTCAGGAGCTTATGTGCAACCGCTCAATGGCAATTCTCCACCACAGGAG GTGAGAGTGAGTAGCAATGAGAATCTTGAAGAAGCAAAGTTCTTAGAGTCATACCATATGCCAATTCCCCTCCATAGTTCCATTGCTAAG AAACTTGGGATCACGGCGTTACCTGTAAGGATCGATAGCCAAGCAAAGTATGCAGCTGTGTCCAGAGGAGATGCGGAGATGTACTTGCGCTTCACTCTTGCTGGATACCGTGAGTGGATATGGGACCATGCAGCTGGTTCAATCATCACAACAG AAGCTGGAGGCGTCGTTTGCGATGCTGAAGGGACACCTCTGGACTTCTCAAAAGGAAAACGTCTTGATCACAACAGAGGGATCATAGTTACCACCAAGAAACTCAAGCCATTGATTTTGAAAGCTGTTAGAGAATCCATGGAAGAGGAGAATCTTCGTGTCTGA
- the LOC106327641 gene encoding SAL2 phosphatase-like isoform X2, producing the protein MSYEKELAAAKKAVALAARLSRGVQKTLMQSEVWTKSNKTPVTAADYGSQAVVSIVLERELKPVTLSLVAEEDTGDLRKKGSEVFLEGITKLVRDTLASDESYADSPITKEDVLNAIDCGKSQGGSTGCHWVLDPIDGTRGFVRGEQYAVGLALLVEGKVVVGVMACPNLHLSSAVVEKDDKSCQDNVGCLFFATTGSGAYVQPLNGNSPPQEVRVSSNENLEEAKFLESYHMPIPLHSSIAKKLGITALPVRIDSQAKYAAVSRGDAEMYLRFTLAGYREWIWDHAAGSIITTEAGGVVCDAEGTPLDFSKGKRLDHNRGIIVTTKKLKPLILKAVRESMEEENLRV; encoded by the exons ATGTCGTACGAGAAAGAGCTAGCCGCTGCAAAGAAAGCTGTTGCTCTAGCTGCTCGTCTCAGCCGA GGAGTACAAAAGACTCTGATGCAATCAGAAGTATGGACAAAATCTAACAAAACTCCTGTCACTGCAGCTGATTATG GATCACAAGCTGTTGTTAGTATTGTATTAGAGAGGGAGCTCAAACCTGTAACCTTGTCACTAGTAGCAGAAGAG GATACTGGAGATCTGCGGAAGAAGGGAAGTGAGGTGTTTCTAGAAGGCATAACAAAGCTTGTGAGAGATACACTAGCTTCTGATGAATCATACGCGGACTCTCCTATAACCAAAGAGGATGTGTTGAATGCTATAGACTGTGGTAAATCACAAGGAGGTAGCACTGGTTGCCACTGGGTTCTTGATCCTATTGATGGAACCAGAGG ATTTGTAAGAGGAGAGCAATACGCTGTGGGATTAGCCTTGCTTGTGGAAGGCAAAGTGGTGGTCGGCGTTATGGCTTGTCCTAATCTTCATTTGTCTTCTGCGGTTGTTGAGAAAGACGACAAGTCTTGCCAGGATAATGTTGGATGTCTTTTCTTTGCTACAACTGGTTCAGGAGCTTATGTGCAACCGCTCAATGGCAATTCTCCACCACAGGAG GTGAGAGTGAGTAGCAATGAGAATCTTGAAGAAGCAAAGTTCTTAGAGTCATACCATATGCCAATTCCCCTCCATAGTTCCATTGCTAAG AAACTTGGGATCACGGCGTTACCTGTAAGGATCGATAGCCAAGCAAAGTATGCAGCTGTGTCCAGAGGAGATGCGGAGATGTACTTGCGCTTCACTCTTGCTGGATACCGTGAGTGGATATGGGACCATGCAGCTGGTTCAATCATCACAACAG AAGCTGGAGGCGTCGTTTGCGATGCTGAAGGGACACCTCTGGACTTCTCAAAAGGAAAACGTCTTGATCACAACAGAGGGATCATAGTTACCACCAAGAAACTCAAGCCATTGATTTTGAAAGCTGTTAGAGAATCCATGGAAGAGGAGAATCTTCGTGTCTGA
- the LOC106327640 gene encoding protein trichome birefringence-like 14: MMLGGKTYIFRGSVSLALVVLIFLMLTLLVSEENPLRASLFDAQLQFSASPPPPPLPSPSPPPPPPPPSSSSSSSSSSSSSFSVCNYAKGKWVKDKKRPLYSGSECKQWLSSMWACRVMGRPDFSFEGYRWQPQGCNMPQFDRFTFLTRMQNKTIAFIGDSLGRQQFQSLMCMATGGEDSPEVQNVGWEYGLVKPKGALRPDGWAYRFPTTNTTILYYWSASLSDLVPMKNTDPPRLTAMHLDRPPAFMRNYLHRFDVLVLNTGHHWNRGKIEGNHWVMHVNGTQAQGEFLKDISHAKVFTIRSVAKWLDAELPLHPRLKAFFRTISPRHFRNGDWNTGGNCNNTVPLSRGSEINGDDGSVDTTVESAVNGTRIKILDITALSELRDEAHISGSKLKPRKPKKMKSNVTSTAPVVNDCLHWCLPGVPDTWNELFIAQI, from the exons ATGATGCTTGGTGGAAAGACTTACATATTCAGAGGAAGTGTATCACTTGCTTTAGTTGTCCTCATCTTTTTGATGCTAACACTCCTGGTCTCTGAGGAAAACCCACTTCGTGCTTCTCTCTTTGATGCACAACTTCAGTTCTCAGCTTCTCCTCCTCCTCCTCCTCTTCCTTCTCCTTCTCCTCCTCCTCCTCCTCCTCCTCCTTCTTCTTCTTCTTCTTCTTCTTCTTCTTCTTCTTCTTCTTTTTCAG TTTGTAACTATGCAAAAGGAAAATGGGTTAAAGACAAGAAGCGACCGTTGTACTCTGGTTCTGAATGTAAGCAGTGGTTATCATCCATGTGGGCCTGTAGAGTAATGGGCAGACCTGACTTCTCTTTTGAAGGTTACAGGTGGCAGCCGCAAGGTTGCAACATGCCACAGTTTGACAGATTCACCTTCTTGACAAG AATGCAGAATAAGACGATAGCGTTTATAGGAGACTCGTTGGGACGGCAACAGTTTCAGTCTCTGATGTGTATGGCCACTGGTGGTGAAGACAGCCCAGAGGTTCAAAACGTGGGATGGGAGTACGGTTTAGTGAAACCCAAAGGAGCTCTCCGTCCTGATGGTTGGGCGTATCGTTTCCCCACCACAAACACAACCATCTTATACTATTGGTCCGCTAGTTTATCAGATTTGGTCCCCATGAAGAACACTGACCCACCTCGTCTCACCGCGATGCATCTGGACCGTCCACCAGCGTTTATGAGAAACTACCTCCACCGTTTCGATGTGTTGGTTCTAAACACGGGCCACCACTGGAACAGAGGCAAGATAGAAGGCAACCATTGGGTGATGCACGTGAACGGCACACAGGCCCAAGGCGAGTTTCTTAAAGATATAAGTCACGCTAAGGTTTTTACGATACGCAGCGTTGCGAAGTGGCTAGACGCAGAGCTTCCGCTGCATCCGCGGTTGAAAGCTTTCTTTAGGACGATATCTCCGAGGCATTTTAGGAACGGAGACTGGAACACGGGAGGGAACTGTAACAACACGGTCCCTCTGTCTAGAGGAAGTGAAATCAATGGTGATGATGGATCGGTTGATACGACGGTGGAGAGTGCTGTGAATGGGACGAGGATCAAGATTCTCGATATAACTGCACTCTCTGAGCTGAGAGATGAAGCTCACATCTCAGGATCTAAACTCAAACCTAGAAAACCTAAAAAAATGAAGAGTAACGTGACATCCACGGCTCCAGTGGTTAATGATTGCTTGCATTGGTGCTTACCTGGGGTCCCAGATACTTGGAATGAACTCTTCATTGCTCAGATTTAA
- the LOC106324580 gene encoding uncharacterized protein LOC106324580, with protein MAKIEKLQFSTLEVTGTNYTAWITNMELHLDSEKILETIKEGNISTSHEKAKAVIFLRRHLDENLTHDYARTKDPLDLWKALKEKFDKQKKITLPHALDEWKNLRFQDFEKVKTYNSAILRIAAQLDYCGNPISEAEMLEKTYQTFHKNHYVLQEQYRNCGYTRFSELAVALIIAERNNELLIKNHNARPTGTKAFPEVNATDIKNPEKGNYSYRGRGRGRGHNRGFGRGRGYRFNRNHERSNNPRGRGSNTWNRSDRVKGKETQENPTHKNENVCYRCGSKGHWSQVCRTPRHLCQLYQESIKGKAKEVNLNEHLVGTTSTYLESSDFMGDFDEATHQNN; from the coding sequence ATGGCAAAAATCGAAAAACTTCAGTTTTCGACCTTGGAAGTAACTGGGACAAACTACACGGCATGGATTACAAACATGGAGCTTCATCTAGATTCCGAGAAAATACTCGAAACAATAAAAGAAGGCAATATATCAACCTCTCATGAAAAGGCTAAGGCCGTGATATTTCTGAGAAGGCATCTAGATGAAAATCTTACGCATGATTATGCGAGAACCAAAGATCCTTTAGATCTTTGGAAAGCTCTGAAGGAGAAGTTTGATAAACAAAAGAAAATTACTCTCCCCCATGCACTCGATGAGTGGAAAAATCTACGATTTCAAGATTTTGAAAAAGTGAAAACGTACAATTCTGCTATATTGAGAATAGCGGCGCAATTAGATTATTGCGGTAACCCTATCTCGGAAGCAGAAATGCTCGAGAAAACTTACCAAACGTTCCACAAAAATCATTATGTTCTACAAGAACAATATAGAAATTGTGGGTATACGAGGTTCTCTGAACTCGCTGTGGCGCTTATAATAGCGGAGAGAAATAATGAACTCCTCATTAAAAACCATAATGCCCGACCCACGGGAACCAAAGCATTTCCTGAGGTAAATGCAACAGATATAAAAAATCCGGAAAAAGGAAATTATTCCTATCGTGGGCGTGGTCGTGGCCGTGGTCACAATCGTGGTTTTGGTCGTGGTCGTGGTTATCGATTTAACCGCAACCATGAAAGGAGTAACAACCCAAGAGGAAGGGGATCCAACACATGGAATCGATCTGATCGGGTAAAAGGGAAAGAAACCCAAGAAAACCCTACTCATAAAAATGAGAACGTCTGTTACAGATGTGGATCGAAGGGACACTGGTCTCAAGTATGTCGAACTCCTCGGCATCTATGCCAATTGTACCAAGAATCTATTAAAGGCAAGGCAAAGGAAGTAAATCTCAATGAACATCTTGTGGGTACAACATCGACATACCTCGAATCCTCTGACTTTATGGGAGATTTCGACGAGGCCACTCATCAAAATAATTGA
- the LOC106324868 gene encoding probable methyltransferase PMT26, giving the protein MAQPRYTRIDNTRRPSSSYCSTVTIVVFVALCLVGIWMMTSSSLGPDQSVDVVPLDNKDGIKNQMTPPAEEDRGNGQRPEDATGETPKEEKKGDGDESSSKEEKSKEESTSSGETKSETEGLTDNPDEENPDSNEKQTKPETEDNESGEDGENQKKFEADESEKKSSDDETGNEGAETKPEKGNTKTNVEQESQPKNETSGGAQLELVNETIAQNGSFSTQATESKNEKEAQKSSGDRIIDFKWKVCNTTAGPDYIPCLDNVQAIRSLKSTKHYEHRERHCPDSPPTCLVPLPEGYKRPIEWPKSREKIWYTNVPHTKLAEYKGHQNWVKVTGEYLTFPGGGTQFKHGALHYIDFIQESVSDIAWGKRSRVVLDVGCGVASFGGFLFDRDVITMSLAPKDEHEAQVQFALERGIPAISAVMGTTRLPFPGRVFDIVHCARCRVPWHIEGGKLLLELNRVLRPGGFFVWSATPVYQKKTEDVEIWKAMSELTKKMCWELISINKDKVNGVGVATYKKPTSNECYTSRSEQNPPICADSDDPNASWKVPLQACMHTAPEDKTQRGSQWPGQWPARLDKPPYWLSSSQTGVYGKAAPEDFSADYEHWKRVVTKSYLKGLGINWGTVRNVMDMKAVYGGFAAALREMKVWVMNVVPIDSPDTLAIIYERGLFGIYHDWCESFSTYPRSYDLLHADHLFSKLKQRCNLTAVVAEVDRVLRPEGKLIVRDDAETIQEVEAMVKAMKWEVRMTYSKEKEGLLSVQKSIWRPEEVETLTYAIAT; this is encoded by the exons ATGGCACAGCCAAGGTACACTAGGATAGACAACACCAGGAGGCCGTCGTCGAGCTATTGCTCAACGGTGACTATAGTTGTGTTTGTGGCTCTATGCTTAGTCGGGATTTGGATGATGACGTCATCCTCTCTTGGACCAGATCAGAGTGTTGATGTGGTTCCTCTTGACAACAAAGATGGGATCAAGAATCAGATGACTCCACCTGCGGAGGAGGATAGAGGTAATGGCCAGAGGCCTGAAGACGCAACTGGTGAAACACCGAAGGAGGAGAAGAAAGGAGATGGTGATGAGAGCTCAAGCAAGGAAGAGAAAAGTAAAGAAGAGTCTACTTCATCTGGTGAGACGAAAAGTGAGACAGAAGGTTTGACAGACAACCCGGATGAAGAGAATCCTGACTCTAATGAAAAGCAAACTAAGCCCGAGACGGAGGATAATGAGTCCGGTGAGGATGGTGAGAACCAAAAGAAATTTGAGGCTGATGAAAGTGAGAAAAAGTCCAGTGACGATGAGACAGGCAATGAAGGTGCTGAAACAAAGCCTGAGAAGGGAAACACCAAGACAAATGTGGAGCAAGAGAGTCAACCTAAAAACGAGACCTCGGGTGGGGCACAGTTAGAGCTAGTGAATGAAACTATTGCGCAAAATGGCTCGTTTTCAACTCAGGCAACAGAGTCCAAAAACGAGAAAGAAGCTCAGAAGAGTTCTGGTGATCGGATTATTGATTTCAAATGGAAGGTCTGCAATACAACCGCCGGGCCGGATTACATTCCCTGTCTTGACAATGTGCAAGCCATTAGGAGTCTTAAGAGTACTAAACATTATGAGCATCGTGAGAGGCATTGCCCGGACAGCCCACCCACCTGCCTCGTTCCTTTGCCTGAAGGATATAAGCGGCCAATTGAGTGGCCTAAAAGTCGAGAAAAG ATCTGGTACACCAACGTCCCTCATACCAAGCTTGCTGAGTATAAGGGGCATCAAAATTGGGTTAAAGTTACCGGTGAGTATCTAACATTTCCAGGAGGAGGAACCCAATTCAAGCATGGTGCTCTTCATTACATCGATTTCATACAGGAG TCTGTCTCTGATATCGCTTGGGGTAAACGCTCGCGTGTGGTCTTGGATGTTGGGTGTGGTGTTGCAAGCTTTGGAGGTTTCCTCTTCGACAGAGACGTGATCACGATGTCCCTTGCGCCTAAAGATGAACATGAAGCTCAAGTGCAGTTTGCTCTTGAGAGAGGCATTCCTGCCATTTCTGCTGTGATGGGAACTACAAGGCTACCTTTCCCTGGCAGAGTTTTCGACATCGTTCACTGTGCTCGCTGTAGAGTGCCATGGCACATAGAAG GTGGAAAACTCCTTCTGGAGCTAAACCGTGTATTGAGACCTGGAGGCTTCTTTGTGTGGTCTGCTACTCCTGTTTATCAGAAGAAGACAGAAGATGTTGAAATCTGGAAAG CTATGAGTGAACTCACTAAGAAAATGTGTTGGGAACTCATATCGATTAACAAGGACAAAGTCAACGGAGTCGGTGTAGCTACTTACAAAAAGCCTACTTCAAATGAATGCTACACAAGCAGATCAGAACAAAATCCTCCAATTTGTGCCGACTCTGATGACCCCAATGCATCTTG GAAAGTGCCACTTCAAGCATGCATGCACACAGCACCAGAAGACAAAACGCAACGTGGATCTCAGTGGCCGGGGCAATGGCCAGCGAGATTAGATAAACCACCGTACTGGTTATCGAGTTCGCAGACAGGTGTTTATGGAAAAGCAGCACCAGAGGATTTCAGCGCTGATTATGAGCACTGGAAACGCGTAGTGACCAAATCGTACCTTAAAGGTTTAGGAATCAACTGGGGAACTGTTAGAAATGTCATGGACATGAAAGCCGTTTATGGAGG ATTTGCAGCGGCTCTAAGAGAAATGAAAGTGTGGGTGATGAACGTGGTTCCAATAGATTCACCAGACACGTTAGCAATAATCTACGAACGAGGACTGTTTGGTATCTACCACGATTGGTGTGAATCTTTCAGTACTTACCCGAGATCATACGATCTTCTTCACGCCGACCATCTTTTCTCCAAACTCAAACAAAG GTGCAATCTGACGGCGGTTGTGGCGGAAGTGGATAGGGTACTGAGACCGGAAGGGAAACTGATAGTGAGGGACGACGCGGAGACGATACAAGAAGTGGAAGCGATGGTGAAAGCGATGAAATGGGAAGTGCGTATGACTTACTCAAAGGAGAAAGAAGGTTTGCTTTCTGTTCAAAAGTCAATTTGGCGACCCGAAGAGGTAGAGACTCTCACTTACGCTATCGCCACTTAA
- the LOC106324869 gene encoding photosystem I reaction center subunit N, chloroplastic-like codes for MAAMNSSVLTCSYAISGASSVELNQKVGLVNSSVGFGQKKQTVPVIKAAQRVGGGDDVNGRRSAMMFLAATLFSTAAVSASANASVFDEYLEKSIANKELNDKKRLATSGANFARAFTVQFGSCKFPENFTGCQDLAKQKKVPFISEDLALECEGKDKFKCGSNVFWKW; via the exons ATGGCGGCCATGAACTCGAGTGTTCTCACCTGCAGCTACGCAATCTCTGGTGCTAGCTCAGTAGAGCTAAACCAGAAAGTGGGTTTGGTGAATTCATCGGTTGGGTTTGGCCAGAAGAAACAGACGGTTCCTGTGATCAAAGCAGCTCAACGAGTTGGTGGTGGTGATGATGTTAATGGAAGAAGATCCGCCATGATGTTCTTAGCTGCTACACTCTTCTCCACTGCTGCTGTCTCTGCTTCTGCTAATGCTAGCGTCTTCGATGAATACCTCGAGAAGAGCATAGCCAACAAA GAACTGAATGATAAGAAGAGATTGGCAACAAGTGGAGCAAACTTTGCGAGAGCATTCACCGTTCAGTTCGGAAGCTGCAAGTTCCCTGAGAATTTCACAGGATGTCAAGATCTTGCCAAGCAAAAG AAAGTGCCATTTATCTCAGAAGATTTGGCATTGGAATGCGAAGGCAAAGACAAGTTCAAGTGTGGTTCCAATGTTTTCTGGAAATGGTGA